Proteins encoded by one window of Lycium barbarum isolate Lr01 chromosome 11, ASM1917538v2, whole genome shotgun sequence:
- the LOC132616903 gene encoding uncharacterized protein LOC132616903 codes for MGGEEDSQKLKSIAASVYDYENDPRWADYWSNILIPPHMASRNDVVDHFKRKFYQRYIDPGLVVEPMATSSSSQPARPSAAQPSSSSTSSSTTSNNQPRQRNTGQASRTSGTSTTPASNPTSLRWDRQTIQFSVNAWVFVVAVLCIFPLTPANLSKRAYRLSFLGTACSSLYSLHSLYGKPRAWNLQAVQVWLQSVIVTKDFIYFIYCLTFVTSHLFLKFALIPVLCRALEHVAKFLRRNFSRSSLYRKYLEEACVWVESNVTTLNILSSQAEIGLGFLLVVSLLSWQRNIIQTFMYWQILKLMYHAPATAGYHQSVWAKIGMLVNPLLQRYAPFMNTPVATIQRWWFR; via the exons ATGGGAGGAGAAGAGGATTCACAGAAACTGAAGAGTATAGCAGCATCAGTATATGACTATGAGAATGATCCAAGATGGGCTGATTATTGGTCAAATATACTTATTCCTCCTCATATGGCTTCTCGTAACGACGTCGTTGACCATTTTAAGCGCAAGTTCTATCAACGCTACATC GACCCTGGTCTAGTGGTTGAGCCAATGGCTACCAGCAGTTCGTCCCAACCAGCAAGACCATCAGCTGCACAAccctcatcatcatcaacatcatcgtCCACAACTTCTAATAACCAGCCAAGACAACGTAACACTG GACAAGCTAGTAGAACTTCGGGCACGTCAACAACCCCTGCTTCAAATCCGACATCACTTCGATGGGACCGACAAACTATACAATTTTCAGTGAATGCTTGG GTTTTTGTTGTGGCAGTTCTCTGTATATTTCCGCTTACACCTGCAAATCTGTCGAAAAGAGCATATCGACTGTCCTTCTTGGGAACTGCATGTTCTTCGCTATATTCATTACACTCATTATATGGg AAACCGAGGGCTTGGAATTTACAAGCAGTGCAAGTTTGGTTACAGTCCGTGATTGTGACAAAGGATTTCATCTACTTCATTTACTGCCTTACTTTTGTCACTTCCCATCTATTCCTGAAAT TTGCTCTGATTCCTGTTTTATGCCGAGCACTAGAACATGTTGCGAAATTTCTCCGACGTAACTTCAGCAGATCTTCTTTGTACAG GAAGTACTTGGAAGAGGCTTGTGTATGGGTCGAGTCAAACGTAACTACTCTTAACATACTGTCTTCACAGGCTGAGATTGGACTGGGATTTCTTCTAGTTGTCTCTCTATTATC GTGGCAGCGTAATATTATACAAACATTCATGTATTGGCAG ATATTGAAGCTTATGTATCATGCTCCTGCTACTGCTGGTTATCATCAGAGTGTGTGGGCTAAGATCGGGATGCTTGTAAATCCTCTTCTTCAACGATATGCCCCGTTCATGAATACTCCTGTTGCTACTATTCAGAGATGGTGGTTCAGGTAG